Below is a window of Arabidopsis thaliana chromosome 2, partial sequence DNA.
CACGTGAAATGGTGTATCTTTCTCAGGTCAAGTTTCTGCCTCATTGCAACGtaatttttggtgtttataACATTGTATGAGTTGTTACAGTCTTTTACTGATGGAAAGAGCTTTTTATCAGGTTATTGATGAGACCCTTCGAGTAATTACATTCTCTCTGACGGCCTTCAGGGAAGCAAAGAGTGATGTCCAAATGGATGGTCAGTAATCAGTATACTCATTACCTACATGGAACATGGTAAATcatcttaattttttattatactcATTTCTCATGTCTCTTCTTTCAGGCTATATAATTCCAAAAGGCTGGAAGGTTCTGACTTGGTTTAGGAACGTCCATTTGGACCCTGAAATCTACCCGGATCCAAAGAAATTTGATCCTTCAAGATGGGAGGTACGTAGAGATAAGCATTCTACAATGAAATGTCTTTGTAACTGTATTTGGTGATGCCGTCTCTTATATGTCAAAAGTATCTGAACATTGTCTGGTTCCTTCTACAGGGATACACACCAAAAGCAGGCACATTCCTTCCTTTTGGTTTGGGAAGCCACCTATGCCCGGGAAACGATCTTGCCAAGCTCGagatttccatttttcttcatcatttccTCCTCAAATACCGGTAActtcctctctctctgtatATAGCTCAGCTTTCAAGTTATCACTCTGCATGCAGAATCgtaatgttttgtttccaaTGGCATAATCACAGGGTGGAAAGGAGCAATCCCGGATGTCCGGTGATGTTCTTGCCTCACAATCGACCCAAAGATAATTGCCTAGCAAGAATCACCAGAACGATgccataatcatcatcttcaaactAGTAGACCCCTTAGCAAATATATAAGCTTCGTCTCAGGTTTCCattgtcttcatcttctcttagAACTTGATCCAAACCGGTTCGGTTTGTGAATTTGGTTTACTAGGATGTATCAATAGTTTGAAGGATTTGTCAAAGTAATGTTGAAATTTTTCTCTGGTTTAGCTTcaaatttggttataaaaaagtaaaatcgAATTTCTTGAAATAAAACCTAGCTTGATTACCACATCAAGGTTAGTGTGAATTGATTAAACTAATATCaaggtttgttctttatttCGCATTTATTAGCCAATAATGCGTCATTTTATCTCTTCTCTATCACATTTTCTAATTACAAGTGGAGAATTGACTTCTTCAATAAATATTCAATTTATTGGTATTGACTATTGAACTATTTATATAGTTGTACTTACTTTTCtcgaattttaaaaaaaaaattagaaagacAAATATTTCGTaagaattaatcaaaataataaaagatagAGTTAAGCCCACAACAGCAGAGTACAACAACACCGTTATCTCCTGTCCACTatctctgagttttttttaagacaCAGAGAGACAACAAATAGACAGCTCGGACTCTTGTACcactttgatttcttcttcatttcttaaatttaGCAACTTTTTTTCACAATACAAACCAGAGGATTAAGTAGCTTCTCTCAACAAAGCTTCGAAATTGATCCGTAATTAGTGTTCAATTTCGTGTTTTTTCCTACATTGGATTCTCACTTTTAGATTTTGTGGGGAGGGAAAGATAAAaggttggatttttatttttccggTGAGGAAAAAATGACGACGAGAGGAAGCAGATCGGAGAAAGTCAAGAGAATTTTCCAGCAATTCGACGGGAATCTCGACGGAGGATTAAGCCGTGAAGAGATGTCAGCTCTCGTCGTAGCTGTGAACCCTAGGGTTAAATTCAGCGACGAACAGATAAGCGCAATTCTCGATGAAGTGTTTCGAACCTACGCTGAATTCATCGACGGAGATAAAGGTTTGACCTTTGACGGTCTTCTCCGAACTTACGACGACGGTGCTGGAGATGTTGATCGTGATTTCGACGCTTTAGGGATTGAGTTTAACGAAGAGACAAAGGGTGCCTCTGAAGCTTCGTCATCTTCGATTACTGATGAGAGAGCTGTTGAAGCGCAGAAGCAGCAGAGAACGGCAGCTTGGGCGGTTTCGCCGAACCATGGTATTGTTTTCGATGAGACGTGGAAGCTTGTTGATGATTTGGAGATTTTGGTTAAGAGATTGAAGTCTAAGCAGGAGAAAGATGGGAAATTGAAAGtggataataataatgttgatGCGTTTTCTGAAGCTGGATGGTCTAGAGAGTTAGGACCGTCTTCGGATATTTCGGATAAGAGAATCTATTGGGAAGAATCGAGTCATGATTATGGAGTGTTTGTGAAGGAATTAGGTGTGTTGAGAAGTAAAGCAGATGGTGCTAgatcaagagaagaagcttttgatGGACATATGGCGATTGGTAAGGTTTTGTATGAGCACCAGTTGTTTAAAGAAGCTCTTGTTAGTTTTAAGAGAGCTTGTGAGTTGCAACCGACTGATGTGAGACCTCATTTCAAAGCTGGGAATTGTCTTTATGTATTGGGGAAGTATAAAGAGTCGAAAGACGAGTTCTTGTTGGCGTTGGAAGCTGCGGAGTCTGGTGGGAATCAATGGGCTTACTTGCTTCCTCAGATTTATGTCAATCTTGGTATCTCTCTTGAAGGTGAAGGTATGGTTTTGAGTGCTTGTGAGTATTATAGAGAGGCTGCGATTCTTTGTCCAACGCATTACAGAGCCTTGAAGCTTCTAGGTAGTGCTCTGTTTGGTGTAGGAGAGTATAGAGCTGCTGTGAAGGCTTTAGAGGAAGCTATATATTTGAAACCGGATTATGCTGATGCGCATTGTGATTTGGCTTCGTCGCTTCATGCAATGGGGGAGGATGAGAGGGCTATTGAGGTTTTCCAGAGAGCTATAGATTTGAAACCTGGTCATGTTGATGCTCTTTATAACCTCGGTGGGCTTTACATGGATTTGGGTAGGTTTCAAAGAGCTTCAGAGATGTACACTAGAGTTTTAGCGGTGTGGCCTAACCATTGGCGTGCACAACTCAACAAGGCTGTGTCCTTGTTGGGTGCTGGAGAGACCGAAGAAGCTAAAAGGGCTTTAAAGGAGGCCCTGAAAATGACTAACCGAGTTGAGTTGCACGATGCGGTATCTCATCTGAAAcagttgcagaagaagaaaaaggtcaAAAAAGGAAATAGTGCTAACGAAGAAGGTCCGTTTATTGTTGTGGAATCTTCCAAATTCAAGACGGTAGGCGAGAAGACTACTTTAAGGCCAGATTTAGCCATAGCTCTTCAAGTTAGAGCCTTCCAGAGAGTCACAAGGCTGTGGAAATGCGATGTTGAAGCATtaagaagagagatgagagacAACAATGTTCCTGTATCCTATTCCGGCAATGGAATTCCCACAAAATCTATAAGGAGACCAAACTTAGAAGAGATTCTCCGGCGTCTGCTTAATGTCCTGAAACCTGAAACTTTCCAAGGAGCTATTAAGGCCATAAACGAGAAAATCCTCTCGGTTCTTGATGATTCAGGGTCGGGAAGAGTCGATTTGGGAATGTTTTACGCAGTGATTGCTCCTTTATGCGGTGGCCATCCagacaaaaggaaaagagtTGCATTTGATGCGCTACTTTGGAAACCGGTAAACGAAGGAAGCTCTCAGATTACAAAAATGGAAGCCGTCAAATACATCAAACTCTTGAGAGCTATCTACATACCATCACAAGGAATGAGTGAAATGTTAGAAGTTCATGGAGAAAGCGATGATACTTCGACGGTAACATTCAACCAGTTTCTAGAGATGTACGATGATTCAGAGTGGGGATTTGGTATCATGTCGACTGTTTTTAAACTCGAAACAAGAGATAGGAATCGACACGGGAACCAGGTTTGTTCAGTTTGCCGATATCCGATTATCGGGTCTCGGTTTAAGGAAGTGAAAACAGGGTTTAGCCTCTGTAACCAATGTTACAGCGAAGGGAAGATTCCTCCAACGTTTAAACAGCAGGAGGAATATAAATTCAGAGAGTATGCGAGTGAAGTGGAAGCCATGAAAGCTAagtgtgtttgtttttcaatgCAATctcataaaaaaacaatagccACTTGAAAAATAtccataagtttttttttttggtggtatAATTCAATTTCCACAgttcttgtttcttaaatcttaatctgtagtctttttttcttaagttgTGTGTATAGTTTTGATGTAGTGTGTGTTGGTGAGCAAGTATGATTGATGATTtcttgttgtattttttttattttccactcAATTTCAgattaatatgattttgtcGATGGTCGTGAATGGAATAAACTGTATTCAGTTTCTAGAATGTAATTTCTGACATTTTCAGGCTTGGCCAGTTTCTGACTTTCTTGTCAGATTCAGAATTTCATAGCATCTGTAGTCATTTGCATATTGATGCTAAATTTGGAATGAGTGCTTTTTCAgctttttatcttttagtaCTACTTTTTTCTCGCATTGTGCTATTTGATTCAGTATTATTATATGAAATGACATTTTAGAGAAGGaattattactatattttgaggaacttaagaagaaagaaaactgtAGAGTGAGTGACATCAATATATCCAGATAAAGTAAAGTGAAAATGTAGAAATAAAGAGACTTCTGATCCAAGAACTGCAGTGTGATGTCAGAACTCAGATAAGGTGCAAGTACAAAGATTAAGGAACctcataagaaaaaatatgttatggACCTACTTGCATAcataattattatcttttctttctttgggaGCCGCAATTTAAGGAAATTATTTCTTGGAATAGTGTGAAATAATATGCAAATGACATAAGCCAATGGCAATGGATGCAACTAGTTGGTTCACTGCCCAATCACATTCTCCTCCCCCATTTTCTACTCTCGAGCTCTTACTTGTTTCTTACGTTTGTTATAGTAATTCTCCTAAATAAAAGTCAAGTACACATCCAAGAGATTGTGGCCTAGTCGTGAATCTAAACTACTCCATTGTTAAAGATCtgacatttaaaatcaaatagagATTTTCCTAGTAAAACAAAGGATGTCGACTATCACTTCACTAAATCTTAACTGATTGTGAGATGATGAACTTTAAAATTCTGTGTAAGAGGATCTGATAAATctaaacaacaatcaaatgcaaaattaggttttgtcccaaaatgaataaataaaagaaactatCAGTTTGTATAATGCAATTCTTTTACTTGTAAACATCTCTTGTACAGCCATAAGATCCATATGTACCATGACTTtaacccaaaagaaaattatatgcTCATTCCTCatctctttcaatttctcttttgttcctTGAAAACATGTTAACATACAGTTCATAGCACATCCCAAGTTGAAAACACTTTGAAGAAGATTTTACACATTAAACACAAGTTAAGCTCACAATtagctttctctttttttcaaatcaaagaaatatgatttttgctCATGGGCAGGTTCCAAACTAACAGATGCTAGGCATGTTGCTCCAATAGCATGACCCCAACGAGGCCATAGGATCTACACTGGACGAAGGCGGCACCGTGGGTGGTTCCACCCTGCCGTTACCTTGATGGTTTCCCATAAGAATTCCACTTGGTGGGGCAAGATATGAGGCCTCGTTTTGCATTTCTGTCACCCGATACCAATCAGGCAAAGGTGTTGTGGTTGAAGGGAAGTTGTTGAGAAGGCTCGTCAataattcatcatcatcatccaccGTTACTTTTACCATTGTTGGCTCATTGTACTTGTTGTGAATATTAGGGTTTGCTCCTGTTGCATTGAACCCAAGTTATGTACTATTAAACACtatttaaaatgaaagagTCAATTAGCCCTAAGATCCAGTAGATATCTTCGATACTACCAAAGATCCATACTACTTTtgagtaaattaattaaaatcatcggttataacaaaaagaattttataaatgaaaatgatggGAAATTTTATGTGCTTACCCAATGATGAATGATTAGAAGAGTTTAGATGATCTATTAAAAGATTCTCAAAGTCCATCTTCACCCTTTTATCTTGAACCTCACATAGGTCACTGGAGGAAACCCTAACGTCCTTGAAGAGTCCGCCTCGAGACAAGGCTTGAGACTCCTCCAAGAGGGCATCAAGTAGTCCACTATTGCCAGAAGGTGGCTCAAGATGGACACCATTGTCAATAATAGGACTAGAACTGAACGAATGGGTCGGTCTTTGGTTTGAAGGAAGCTCTAGGACGCTATTGTCTAGTCCTAAAGGGAAAGAACTCGATCTTATCTCAAGATCTCCCATAAGCAATGAACTATAACTCATAGCATCAATGTCTTTCTTATTGGTATTTCTTGTGTCCGAATTCTCGGAGATGTACTCAAGGATGTGGTTGGGATTACACACCTCGTTAGACGAGGATGATGAGGACAAAGGAACAGAGAAACCAAACTGGTTATTGTCATTCTCAAGGCTATTGTTGTAAAGAGAGAACATTTGAAAATCCATCGAAGAATCGGGGATCGGGTTTAGGCCGGGATTAGTAGAGACTAAAGGATCAGGACGCAGCCTTTTTGATggttgagaagatgaagaagagaatgaagaCGAGGATGATGAAGTATTAGAAGAATTAGTGTACTGAATCATATTTTGGTGGTTATGATCAAGATCTTGGTTTTGGAACTGAAAGGAAgttaaatcaaactcaaactcatcatcaatATCAATCCCTTGATGTTGAATCTCATGAGGGTATAAAGGCAAACCAgctctttgtcttctcttcaTCCTCGTGTTCCAATAGTTCTTGATCTCATTGTCTGTTCTTCCAGGTAACTATatacatcaaaaacaaaaaaaaaaacatgctTATAagcatcaaacaaaaaaatagagaagcaAGATTAATCATgccaagagaaagaaagattcaaagttcaaacacaTTTAATCATGCAAATTGTGTGTTTaactaggaaaaaaaaattgcatataagaaaatttaaagccCTCTAGTTTCTtgaattgaagaaacaaataaggtgattaatttaaaaaacaaaaattaataaatgaagaaataagaaaaaaaagatttatgataaaaatttataaccTGAGAAGCCATACGAGCCCATTTGTTTCCAAGCTTAGCGTGAAGGTCGATGATGATCTTTTCTTCATCAGGAGTAAAAGATCCTTTCTTTAGATTTGGCCGGAGATGATTCGCCCACCGTAGACGGCAACTTTTGCCACACCGGAGCAAACCTGAGTTCTTTTGCACGGCGTTCCAATTACCTTCACCGTGTTTTCTCACGTACTCCGTCAAGATCGCATCCTCCGTCGTTGTCCACGGCCCTTTCTTCAACCCTCTCCCCTCCATCGTAGCCGTCGCCGTCGTCTCTCCACCACCATCCATCCTTTTCAACACGGCGACCCTCCGATcaaggagaggaagaaaaaagatttttctctctgttaCTTGATATATACGATGTttgtatattgtatatatttttgtatatatgagtatttttgtgtgttgtgattttagatatatagagaaaaagaagaaaagggtgaatttttttttagaggtGTTTGGTGTATATTTggaagaaatataaattttgtgttaaatTATTACGTAATAATTTGTTGTTATTACGTGCTTTATTTAAACTATTAATGCcttgttttgtcttcttctcgtCTCTTTGGTCTTTCCTTAGAGAAAAGACAGAGTGGTCTTAAGAAATTACAGAAAGACTTAGATAATTGTCTGTCTTTAGACCTATATATATTAGAGTTGATAAAAATTGTGATGAGATCATTATGAGAAATTATATCTCTTACTTTTATCACCtcttattgtgttttttttgtttgatcaaagACCTCTTCTTGTCTCAGTcttatatttgtttgaatcttcttttgttttctgacaTAGATAAGTTTATGTTTACAAGTCGTTCTCAATAAAATCCATAGTAATTAGTCAAAGCCGTTTTATTTGATGTTAACAGAGAATCCAATTGAAAATGACTTGTTCCACCTACTTATAAACTTTTATGAAACAATAGACAAACACTCGAATTATAACTAAGCTAAGAATatcaaaaactaagaaatggAAGTAACATCTCAAATTGATCAGTTTATATATCTCTTGAATCTTGACAATATATGATTAGAgatttaaaattgtaaattaaagaagaagaaaagaaaaaggagaggaGTGAGCTTCTTTCACGGCCGCGCATAGCATGCCTAATGGAATGGGGACGTTCTCTTCAAAGACGCgtttttctcttatttacTTGTCTtactccttttctttttcccacACGCCTTTTATGtctttcttcttgctctttttaaaaaaaaacatttattttaaatctagaaaatatataatgtaatgattttctttattctaTATTCAAGGGTAGagggaaagaaagataaatcaGAAGTCATTGTATGCGATATTTCATGCAAAATTACGTTGGCATGATCACTTTTCATATGGGCAACATTTTTATCATAAGAGTTTGAGTCTTATAA
It encodes the following:
- a CDS encoding Calcium-binding tetratricopeptide family protein (Calcium-binding tetratricopeptide family protein; FUNCTIONS IN: binding, zinc ion binding, calcium ion binding; LOCATED IN: plasma membrane; EXPRESSED IN: 23 plant structures; EXPRESSED DURING: 14 growth stages; CONTAINS InterPro DOMAIN/s: Tetratricopeptide TPR-1 (InterPro:IPR001440), Tetratricopeptide-like helical (InterPro:IPR011990), EF-HAND 2 (InterPro:IPR018249), Zinc finger, ZZ-type (InterPro:IPR000433), Tetratricopeptide repeat-containing (InterPro:IPR013026), Tetratricopeptide repeat (InterPro:IPR019734); BEST Arabidopsis thaliana protein match is: Calcium-binding tetratricopeptide family protein (TAIR:AT1G05150.1); Has 35687 Blast hits to 16899 proteins in 1653 species: Archae - 1571; Bacteria - 18642; Metazoa - 4222; Fungi - 630; Plants - 961; Viruses - 0; Other Eukaryotes - 9661 (source: NCBI BLink).) — protein: MTTRGSRSEKVKRIFQQFDGNLDGGLSREEMSALVVAVNPRVKFSDEQISAILDEVFRTYAEFIDGDKGLTFDGLLRTYDDGAGDVDRDFDALGIEFNEETKGASEASSSSITDERAVEAQKQQRTAAWAVSPNHGIVFDETWKLVDDLEILVKRLKSKQEKDGKLKVDNNNVDAFSEAGWSRELGPSSDISDKRIYWEESSHDYGVFVKELGVLRSKADGARSREEAFDGHMAIGKVLYEHQLFKEALVSFKRACELQPTDVRPHFKAGNCLYVLGKYKESKDEFLLALEAAESGGNQWAYLLPQIYVNLGISLEGEGMVLSACEYYREAAILCPTHYRALKLLGSALFGVGEYRAAVKALEEAIYLKPDYADAHCDLASSLHAMGEDERAIEVFQRAIDLKPGHVDALYNLGGLYMDLGRFQRASEMYTRVLAVWPNHWRAQLNKAVSLLGAGETEEAKRALKEALKMTNRVELHDAVSHLKQLQKKKKVKKGNSANEEGPFIVVESSKFKTVGEKTTLRPDLAIALQVRAFQRVTRLWKCDVEALRREMRDNNVPVSYSGNGIPTKSIRRPNLEEILRRLLNVLKPETFQGAIKAINEKILSVLDDSGSGRVDLGMFYAVIAPLCGGHPDKRKRVAFDALLWKPVNEGSSQITKMEAVKYIKLLRAIYIPSQGMSEMLEVHGESDDTSTVTFNQFLEMYDDSEWGFGIMSTVFKLETRDRNRHGNQVCSVCRYPIIGSRFKEVKTGFSLCNQCYSEGKIPPTFKQQEEYKFREYASEVEAMKAKCVCFSMQSHKKTIAT
- the MYB101 gene encoding myb domain protein 101 (myb domain protein 101 (MYB101); CONTAINS InterPro DOMAIN/s: SANT, DNA-binding (InterPro:IPR001005), Homeodomain-like (InterPro:IPR009057), Myb, DNA-binding (InterPro:IPR014778), HTH transcriptional regulator, Myb-type, DNA-binding (InterPro:IPR017930), Homeodomain-related (InterPro:IPR012287), Myb transcription factor (InterPro:IPR015495); BEST Arabidopsis thaliana protein match is: myb domain protein 33 (TAIR:AT5G06100.3); Has 9097 Blast hits to 8389 proteins in 483 species: Archae - 0; Bacteria - 10; Metazoa - 807; Fungi - 477; Plants - 5908; Viruses - 7; Other Eukaryotes - 1888 (source: NCBI BLink).), whose product is MDGGGETTATATMEGRGLKKGPWTTTEDAILTEYVRKHGEGNWNAVQKNSGLLRCGKSCRLRWANHLRPNLKKGSFTPDEEKIIIDLHAKLGNKWARMASQLPGRTDNEIKNYWNTRMKRRQRAGLPLYPHEIQHQGIDIDDEFEFDLTSFQFQNQDLDHNHQNMIQYTNSSNTSSSSSSFSSSSSQPSKRLRPDPLVSTNPGLNPIPDSSMDFQMFSLYNNSLENDNNQFGFSVPLSSSSSSNEVCNPNHILEYISENSDTRNTNKKDIDAMSYSSLLMGDLEIRSSSFPLGLDNSVLELPSNQRPTHSFSSSPIIDNGVHLEPPSGNSGLLDALLEESQALSRGGLFKDVRVSSSDLCEVQDKRVKMDFENLLIDHLNSSNHSSLGANPNIHNKYNEPTMVKVTVDDDDELLTSLLNNFPSTTTPLPDWYRVTEMQNEASYLAPPSGILMGNHQGNGRVEPPTVPPSSSVDPMASLGSCYWSNMPSIC
- the MYB101 gene encoding myb domain protein 101 (myb domain protein 101 (MYB101); CONTAINS InterPro DOMAIN/s: SANT, DNA-binding (InterPro:IPR001005), Homeodomain-like (InterPro:IPR009057), Myb, DNA-binding (InterPro:IPR014778), HTH transcriptional regulator, Myb-type, DNA-binding (InterPro:IPR017930), Homeodomain-related (InterPro:IPR012287), Myb transcription factor (InterPro:IPR015495); BEST Arabidopsis thaliana protein match is: myb domain protein 33 (TAIR:AT5G06100.3); Has 8826 Blast hits to 8366 proteins in 480 species: Archae - 0; Bacteria - 10; Metazoa - 663; Fungi - 452; Plants - 5861; Viruses - 5; Other Eukaryotes - 1835 (source: NCBI BLink).), with the protein product MVGRGLKKGPWTTTEDAILTEYVRKHGEGNWNAVQKNSGLLRCGKSCRLRWANHLRPNLKKGSFTPDEEKIIIDLHAKLGNKWARMASQLPGRTDNEIKNYWNTRMKRRQRAGLPLYPHEIQHQGIDIDDEFEFDLTSFQFQNQDLDHNHQNMIQYTNSSNTSSSSSSFSSSSSQPSKRLRPDPLVSTNPGLNPIPDSSMDFQMFSLYNNSLENDNNQFGFSVPLSSSSSSNEVCNPNHILEYISENSDTRNTNKKDIDAMSYSSLLMGDLEIRSSSFPLGLDNSVLELPSNQRPTHSFSSSPIIDNGVHLEPPSGNSGLLDALLEESQALSRGGLFKDVRVSSSDLCEVQDKRVKMDFENLLIDHLNSSNHSSLGANPNIHNKYNEPTMVKVTVDDDDELLTSLLNNFPSTTTPLPDWYRVTEMQNEASYLAPPSGILMGNHQGNGRVEPPTVPPSSSVDPMASLGSCYWSNMPSIC